Proteins encoded within one genomic window of Desulfosalsimonas propionicica:
- a CDS encoding ABC transporter ATP-binding protein, giving the protein MSIVEIKGVDKTYQQGKVFVQALKKIDLTVEKGDFAAIAGPSGSGKTTLLNIIGGLDMPEHGHIRVDGNVYADMTRSQMAELRLRRIGFVFQAYNLLPVLSAVENVEYVMQLQGVAKKQRRDRAMTILDEVGLAGRYHNRPAELSGGQQQRVAVARAIVSDPAIVLADEPTANLDSKTGEGLLQIMEKMNREKAVTFIFSTHDQMVMSYARRLIHIRDGEIANGESGQ; this is encoded by the coding sequence ATGTCCATCGTGGAAATAAAGGGTGTGGACAAAACATACCAACAAGGCAAAGTGTTTGTTCAGGCACTTAAAAAAATTGACCTGACTGTTGAAAAGGGCGATTTTGCCGCGATTGCCGGGCCGTCCGGCTCGGGCAAAACCACGCTTTTAAATATCATCGGCGGTCTGGATATGCCGGAGCACGGTCATATCCGGGTGGACGGAAACGTTTACGCCGACATGACCCGGTCACAAATGGCCGAACTGCGGCTTCGCCGCATCGGGTTTGTCTTTCAAGCCTATAATCTGCTGCCGGTACTTTCTGCGGTCGAAAACGTGGAGTATGTCATGCAACTTCAGGGAGTGGCCAAAAAGCAGCGCCGGGACAGGGCCATGACAATTCTTGACGAAGTGGGGCTTGCGGGCAGATACCACAACCGGCCGGCCGAGCTCTCCGGCGGCCAGCAGCAGCGGGTGGCCGTAGCCCGGGCCATTGTATCAGATCCGGCTATCGTGCTCGCAGATGAACCCACGGCCAATCTTGATTCCAAAACCGGCGAAGGACTTTTGCAGATTATGGAAAAGATGAACAGGGAAAAGGCGGTCACCTTTATTTTCTCCACGCATGATCAGATGGTGATGTCATATGCCCGTCGCCTCATCCACATCCGGGACGGAGAAATCGCAAATGGTGAATCCGGGCAATAA
- a CDS encoding ABC transporter permease: MGMDMKMAWRNVWRNPRRTWLTISAIAFACIILIFMLSFQFGSYETMINSAIQINTGHLQIQADNYFEKKSMRQVVPIPGPVLRAVSQIESVQAVTPRANAFSLVSSGNRTAGAMIIGVDPESEARVSTLETLVRRGEFLTRAKPDTNPALIGRLMAKNLQLDIGDELVVLGQGRDGSVAATVLTVCGIYSSGQDEFDRSTLHMPLDIFQEVYSMRGAVHEIVVQVSGLDRVGPVKRVLSSRLHQIPGGKNLTVLDWEALMPGLTQAIKLDLTIGVVFWGLLVLVVAFSILNTFLMAVFERTREFGVMMAIGTRPGRLVKMMLYESSAMTLVGIGLGIVLGCMVTWIFQHIGIDFSEASDVLQQYGISGRIYPQLSIISALAGPMLVLIVTFAVSLYPALKIKGLKPVEAMSHV, from the coding sequence ATGGGCATGGACATGAAAATGGCCTGGCGAAACGTGTGGCGCAACCCGCGGCGGACCTGGCTGACCATCAGCGCCATCGCGTTTGCCTGTATCATCCTGATATTCATGCTCTCCTTCCAGTTTGGTTCCTACGAGACCATGATCAATTCCGCCATTCAGATCAATACCGGCCACCTGCAGATCCAGGCGGATAACTATTTCGAGAAAAAATCCATGCGCCAGGTGGTGCCCATACCCGGACCGGTTCTCCGGGCGGTTTCTCAAATCGAATCCGTGCAGGCTGTCACACCCCGGGCCAATGCGTTTTCTCTGGTATCCTCGGGCAACCGGACCGCAGGGGCAATGATCATCGGCGTGGACCCGGAATCCGAGGCCCGGGTCTCCACTCTGGAAACCCTAGTCCGCAGGGGCGAGTTTCTCACCCGTGCCAAACCGGACACGAATCCGGCGCTTATCGGGCGTCTGATGGCGAAAAACCTGCAGTTGGACATTGGCGATGAACTGGTGGTGCTCGGGCAGGGAAGAGACGGCTCAGTTGCAGCCACCGTGCTTACGGTCTGCGGCATCTATTCTTCCGGCCAGGATGAGTTTGACCGCAGCACCCTGCACATGCCCCTTGATATTTTCCAGGAGGTCTATTCCATGCGTGGGGCGGTCCACGAAATCGTGGTTCAGGTAAGCGGACTCGACCGGGTGGGCCCGGTCAAACGGGTCCTGTCGAGCCGATTGCACCAGATACCCGGCGGCAAAAACCTGACCGTGCTCGACTGGGAGGCGCTCATGCCCGGCCTGACCCAGGCCATCAAGCTGGACCTGACCATCGGGGTTGTCTTCTGGGGTCTGCTGGTGTTGGTGGTGGCTTTCTCCATATTAAACACCTTTTTGATGGCCGTGTTTGAGCGCACCCGGGAATTCGGGGTGATGATGGCCATCGGCACCCGTCCCGGCCGCCTGGTTAAGATGATGCTCTATGAGTCCTCGGCAATGACTCTGGTGGGAATCGGTTTGGGTATTGTCCTGGGCTGCATGGTGACCTGGATTTTTCAGCATATCGGCATCGACTTTTCCGAAGCTTCGGATGTTTTGCAGCAATACGGAATCTCCGGCCGAATATATCCGCAGCTCTCCATCATTTCAGCACTGGCCGGGCCAATGCTTGTGCTGATCGTCACCTTTGCCGTGTCGCTTTACCCGGCTCTAAAAATCAAGGGGCTCAAGCCGGTTGAAGCCATGAGTCATGTATAG
- a CDS encoding acyl-CoA synthetase produces MTEEFTIRGLKDLEEIEKIPYTERAREKSTTELLEKGAAIDPEAPAISFLTSGDAYDKPMVLSYSRFMGGIRQTANMLHDLGIGPGEVVTYILPNLPQTHYVLWGAEAAGIANPINPLLEPATIKEICASAGTKILVALGEMPGTDIWQKTEAIIKDIPSLEYVIRVNGPSDPSQNILGFDETVAKYPSDHYTFDRDIDPDETASLYHTGGTTGTPKLARRSHYNEVIMAYDLQMMGGFTTESTLLCGLPLFHCNGTMVTGLGPFAVGAHIVLLSPMGYRDPSVMKNFFKIVEKYRAEIFSAVPTVFATLLDLPVDADLSSLKYAICGAAPLSVELFKRVETHTGIKILEGYGLTEGAVASAINPKDGERKVGSIGIRMPYQSMKTAIVDDSGQYVRDAETNEIGAVAIKGPNVFKGYVEASHNENIWLPDGSFNTGDLGKIDEDGYVWLTGRKKELIIRGGHNIDPAIIEEPLYKMAGVKTVAAVGKPDPYSGEVPVAYVQKAEDADISEKQIMDWAKQNVGEKAAVPKEIMLVNEIPLTPVGKIFKPALRHDATRRAYESELEALGDLAESVEVTVEEDKQHGTRADIRVKPAPGTDMETIREKINELLARYTVYYTVEKKA; encoded by the coding sequence ATGACCGAAGAATTCACAATCCGGGGATTAAAGGATCTGGAAGAAATTGAAAAAATTCCCTACACCGAGCGCGCCCGTGAAAAAAGCACCACCGAGCTGCTGGAAAAAGGAGCGGCCATTGACCCGGAAGCGCCCGCAATCAGTTTTCTGACCAGCGGCGATGCCTATGACAAGCCCATGGTGCTGAGCTACTCCCGGTTTATGGGCGGAATCCGCCAGACCGCCAACATGCTCCATGACCTGGGCATAGGCCCTGGTGAAGTGGTCACCTATATTCTTCCCAACCTGCCCCAGACCCATTATGTACTGTGGGGCGCTGAAGCCGCCGGCATTGCCAATCCCATAAACCCGCTGCTTGAGCCTGCAACCATAAAGGAAATATGCGCGTCAGCCGGCACAAAGATCCTGGTCGCCCTGGGCGAGATGCCCGGAACAGACATCTGGCAGAAAACCGAGGCCATCATAAAAGACATCCCGTCCCTGGAATACGTAATCCGGGTAAACGGACCTTCGGATCCGTCACAAAACATACTGGGCTTTGATGAAACAGTCGCGAAATACCCTTCTGACCACTATACATTCGACCGCGACATTGATCCCGACGAGACCGCCTCCCTGTATCATACCGGCGGCACCACGGGTACGCCCAAGCTGGCCCGGCGCAGTCACTACAACGAAGTGATCATGGCCTATGATCTGCAGATGATGGGCGGGTTCACCACCGAATCTACCCTGTTGTGCGGCCTGCCGCTTTTCCACTGCAACGGCACCATGGTCACCGGGCTGGGGCCTTTTGCCGTGGGAGCCCATATAGTGCTGCTGTCGCCCATGGGCTACCGGGATCCGAGCGTCATGAAAAATTTCTTTAAAATCGTGGAGAAATACCGGGCGGAAATCTTCTCCGCAGTGCCCACGGTATTTGCCACCCTGCTGGATCTGCCCGTGGACGCGGATCTTTCCTCTCTTAAATACGCAATCTGCGGGGCGGCCCCGTTATCGGTTGAGCTGTTTAAAAGGGTGGAGACCCACACCGGCATAAAAATTCTGGAGGGCTACGGTCTTACCGAGGGGGCGGTGGCATCCGCGATCAACCCCAAGGACGGGGAACGAAAAGTGGGCAGCATCGGCATCAGGATGCCGTATCAGTCCATGAAGACCGCAATCGTCGATGACAGCGGCCAGTACGTCAGGGATGCGGAAACAAACGAAATCGGAGCTGTGGCCATAAAGGGCCCCAACGTTTTCAAGGGCTACGTGGAGGCGTCTCACAACGAAAACATCTGGCTGCCGGACGGCTCCTTTAACACCGGAGACCTGGGCAAAATCGACGAAGACGGCTACGTATGGCTCACCGGCCGCAAAAAGGAGCTCATTATCCGGGGCGGGCACAACATCGACCCTGCCATCATAGAAGAACCCCTCTACAAAATGGCGGGGGTAAAAACAGTTGCCGCCGTGGGGAAACCCGATCCCTATTCAGGCGAGGTGCCGGTGGCATACGTGCAAAAAGCGGAAGACGCAGACATCAGCGAAAAACAGATCATGGACTGGGCAAAGCAGAACGTGGGGGAAAAAGCAGCCGTTCCCAAGGAAATCATGCTGGTCAACGAGATACCGCTTACGCCCGTGGGCAAAATCTTCAAGCCGGCCCTGCGCCATGACGCCACCCGCCGCGCCTATGAAAGCGAGCTTGAAGCCCTGGGCGATCTGGCCGAATCCGTGGAGGTGACGGTGGAAGAAGACAAGCAGCACGGAACCAGGGCGGATATACGGGTCAAACCAGCCCCCGGCACTGACATGGAGACAATCAGGGAAAAAATAAACGAGCTTCTGGCCAGGTACACAGTTTATTACACTGTTGAAAAAAAAGCATAG
- a CDS encoding ABC transporter permease codes for MDITIAWRNIWRNTRRTVIILIAVIIGVWSMIFLTSLMRGMLVDLIENGISTLTGDVKIYARGFRSDPALENRIRNAMPLAEKVRESLPAEARMATRIRVTSIARNARHSAGVTLVGIDPAEETGVSFIGKGVSAGEMIRPGNPVDIVVGQALLDKFETKIGNKLILMSEDATHNMSSRAFRIRGVYKAELEATEKRFVFVSKSAARGMLKIGGDASEISVRLDDHDRADAVAEKIAAKVDAEAYEVSTWKELKPMLKAYIDLFDGYILLWYLVVFVAMAFGIINTTLMAVLERMREFGLLKALGMRPWRILRLVLIESLFILVMGAAMGNALAFSMVYAIGERGIDLSKFAAGFEYAGMSAVIRPEIFAGDVLMANAVVISLGLIVSAYPAARAALITPVTAMARN; via the coding sequence ATGGACATCACCATTGCCTGGCGAAATATCTGGCGCAATACAAGGCGTACCGTCATCATCCTGATCGCGGTGATTATCGGGGTCTGGAGTATGATCTTTCTGACCTCCCTTATGCGCGGGATGCTGGTGGACCTGATCGAAAACGGAATCTCCACGTTAACCGGGGATGTAAAGATTTACGCCCGCGGTTTCCGCAGCGATCCCGCACTTGAAAACCGTATCCGAAACGCCATGCCTTTGGCGGAAAAGGTGCGCGAAAGCCTGCCGGCAGAAGCCCGCATGGCCACCCGGATCCGGGTCACTTCGATTGCCCGGAATGCCAGGCATTCAGCCGGTGTGACGCTTGTGGGAATCGATCCGGCAGAAGAAACAGGGGTTTCATTTATCGGCAAAGGGGTGTCAGCCGGGGAAATGATCCGGCCCGGAAACCCGGTAGACATTGTAGTCGGACAGGCCCTGCTCGACAAGTTTGAAACAAAGATCGGCAACAAGCTGATTCTGATGTCCGAGGATGCCACCCACAATATGTCTTCCCGGGCCTTCCGGATCAGGGGGGTCTATAAGGCCGAGCTTGAAGCCACGGAAAAGCGCTTTGTGTTTGTCAGCAAATCGGCTGCCCGCGGGATGCTGAAAATAGGCGGGGACGCCTCGGAAATCTCGGTCAGATTGGATGATCATGACCGGGCGGATGCGGTTGCGGAAAAAATCGCTGCAAAAGTGGACGCAGAAGCTTATGAAGTGAGCACCTGGAAAGAGCTCAAGCCCATGCTCAAGGCCTACATTGACCTCTTTGACGGCTATATCCTTCTTTGGTACCTGGTGGTCTTTGTGGCCATGGCGTTTGGTATCATCAACACAACGCTCATGGCGGTACTTGAACGCATGCGCGAGTTCGGGCTGCTAAAAGCGCTGGGCATGCGGCCCTGGCGTATTCTTCGCCTGGTGCTCATCGAATCTTTGTTCATCCTGGTCATGGGTGCGGCCATGGGAAACGCTCTGGCCTTTTCCATGGTCTATGCCATCGGAGAGCGCGGTATAGACCTGTCAAAGTTTGCAGCGGGATTTGAGTATGCCGGCATGTCAGCTGTCATCCGGCCGGAAATCTTTGCCGGAGACGTGTTGATGGCCAATGCCGTGGTAATCTCCCTGGGTCTTATCGTCAGTGCTTATCCGGCGGCCCGGGCAGCGCTTATCACGCCGGTTACAGCAATGGCCCGGAACTGA
- a CDS encoding outer membrane lipoprotein-sorting protein, with amino-acid sequence MKRFFLFAAMSLLFCVSSLPGAHAEKAQVLVEDAVNYLRGETSRAVVEMTIHRPDWERTMTIKAWTQARENSIFWIVSPPKDRGNGTLKRGDEMWIYNPKVNRVIKLPPSMMSQSWQGSDFSNNDLAKSDNIVDQYTHEIIGTETHEGKTVYLIRSLPKPGAPVVWGMQKLKIREDHILLRQAFFDEDRKLVKALTMERIEMLGGRLYPVKWKMQKAGQEEEYTVLDYQSLEFGVNISDRMFTIASLKNSRF; translated from the coding sequence ATGAAACGCTTTTTTCTGTTTGCCGCAATGTCTCTTTTATTTTGCGTGAGTAGTCTGCCCGGTGCCCACGCAGAAAAGGCTCAGGTTTTGGTAGAGGATGCGGTCAACTACCTGCGGGGGGAAACCTCCCGGGCGGTGGTGGAAATGACAATCCATCGGCCGGACTGGGAACGGACCATGACGATCAAGGCCTGGACCCAGGCAAGGGAGAACAGCATTTTCTGGATCGTCTCCCCTCCCAAGGACCGGGGCAACGGTACCCTGAAACGGGGCGATGAAATGTGGATATACAACCCCAAAGTCAACCGGGTGATCAAACTGCCGCCATCCATGATGTCCCAGTCCTGGCAGGGGTCGGACTTTTCTAACAATGACCTGGCAAAGTCCGACAATATCGTGGACCAGTACACCCATGAGATCATCGGCACGGAAACCCACGAGGGGAAAACCGTCTATCTTATCCGCTCGCTTCCAAAACCGGGCGCACCTGTGGTCTGGGGCATGCAAAAGCTCAAAATCCGCGAAGACCACATCCTGCTTCGTCAGGCCTTTTTCGACGAGGACAGGAAGCTGGTCAAGGCCCTGACCATGGAGAGGATTGAAATGCTCGGCGGCCGGCTTTATCCGGTGAAGTGGAAGATGCAAAAAGCGGGTCAGGAGGAAGAATATACCGTACTCGATTACCAAAGCCTTGAGTTCGGGGTGAACATATCCGATCGCATGTTTACCATCGCAAGTCTCAAAAACTCCAGATTTTAG
- a CDS encoding DegV family protein, with translation MSKSLAVVCDSTADFPPGMAEQLGLHILPVHIVVGKKDHLHGQTITNKEVVNNLKKKKQVYTTPFYPYECTKLFDSLLQRHDEVVSLHLSKEISGNYKSACAARKFMGQKDAQRVHILDLGSVSISLSLLVKKAVALLSKGVPAANLEKHLAAYQKNVFMAFTVENLVWLKKGGRVNAFEAFVGNMLNIKPIIQLRDARLEPVERHRGKKTAVSHLVSLAQQNHEKFKNCEIWMAYADNLEESMAAREKLAAAIGKPAESILLAEVGATISVHTGPGSLSIAMLPQKAA, from the coding sequence ATGTCCAAAAGTCTTGCGGTTGTTTGCGACTCAACGGCTGATTTCCCGCCCGGCATGGCAGAACAGCTGGGCCTGCACATTCTGCCTGTTCACATTGTCGTGGGGAAAAAAGACCACCTGCATGGGCAAACCATTACCAACAAAGAAGTGGTGAACAATCTAAAGAAAAAAAAGCAGGTATACACCACCCCGTTTTATCCTTATGAATGCACAAAACTTTTTGACTCACTGCTCCAGCGTCATGACGAAGTCGTCTCCCTTCACCTGTCCAAAGAAATCTCGGGAAATTATAAAAGTGCCTGCGCGGCACGCAAATTCATGGGGCAAAAGGATGCGCAGCGGGTTCACATCCTGGATCTCGGCAGTGTCAGTATCAGCCTGAGCCTTTTGGTCAAAAAAGCGGTTGCGCTGCTCAGCAAGGGCGTGCCTGCGGCAAATCTGGAAAAGCATCTCGCCGCTTACCAAAAAAATGTATTCATGGCGTTTACGGTTGAAAACCTGGTCTGGTTGAAAAAAGGCGGCCGGGTCAACGCGTTTGAGGCCTTTGTGGGAAACATGCTGAATATCAAACCGATCATCCAGCTCAGAGATGCCCGCCTGGAACCCGTCGAGCGGCACCGCGGCAAAAAAACCGCTGTGTCGCATCTGGTGTCATTGGCGCAGCAAAACCATGAAAAATTTAAAAACTGCGAAATCTGGATGGCGTATGCCGACAACCTCGAGGAAAGCATGGCTGCCAGGGAAAAGCTTGCCGCAGCCATTGGCAAGCCGGCAGAAAGTATTTTGCTGGCCGAGGTTGGCGCGACCATTTCAGTGCATACCGGACCCGGCAGCCTATCGATCGCCATGCTGCCGCAAAAAGCCGCCTGA
- a CDS encoding cold-shock protein, translated as MEQGTVKWFNEQKGFGFIEREDGPDVFVHFSAINADGFKTLNEGDKVSFEVEQGQKGPAATNVTVQ; from the coding sequence ATGGAACAGGGAACAGTAAAATGGTTTAATGAACAAAAAGGTTTTGGTTTTATCGAAAGAGAAGACGGCCCCGACGTTTTCGTTCATTTTTCCGCCATCAATGCAGATGGTTTCAAAACATTGAACGAAGGGGACAAGGTGAGCTTTGAGGTTGAGCAGGGACAAAAGGGTCCGGCTGCAACGAATGTAACAGTGCAGTAA
- a CDS encoding NAD(P)/FAD-dependent oxidoreductase, producing the protein MKAFEEKSYWMTTRDYAPGEPLRRDLDVDVAIVGGGFTGLSTAHHIKKDDPGARVALLEAQIIGYGASGRNGGFNMTLFGLTMGITRLRFGRSAAREAHLYMERAVDTTRELIASQGLDCDYEHPGFLRVATSPGYKKRIMHEIELAHSLGLTGIEWLEKDQVQEQVKSPMYLGAWWEPRCGILNPARLSWAWRDVIAGQGVAVFENTPVGSMARENGRIVLETPGGRVRADKVVLAANAWSHFMPRIKRKQVPLWTYIVLTEPLSPKIMEKIGWQNRQGIEDARNLVHYYRLTADNRLLMGGRDAGLAWGADMDKDQSPLTFQSLQKDVRQIFPQLRDVRFTHQWGGPVSITPDLAPAMGWIGDDRVLYSLGCMGHGVSLTHLNGRTLADMVLGKKTDLTEVFFVNRKALPWPPEPVRTMSAKAILGAMKIQDRFTDVMEEN; encoded by the coding sequence ATGAAAGCTTTTGAGGAAAAAAGCTATTGGATGACCACCAGGGATTACGCGCCGGGCGAGCCCCTGCGCCGGGACCTGGATGTGGATGTGGCTATAGTCGGCGGCGGGTTCACCGGCCTTTCCACAGCCCATCATATAAAAAAGGACGATCCCGGGGCCAGGGTAGCGCTTCTGGAAGCGCAAATCATTGGCTACGGGGCCAGCGGCAGAAACGGCGGGTTTAACATGACCCTTTTCGGCCTGACCATGGGTATAACCAGACTGCGGTTCGGCAGGTCTGCGGCCAGGGAAGCACATCTTTATATGGAGCGCGCCGTGGACACCACCCGGGAACTGATTGCCTCCCAGGGGCTGGACTGTGACTACGAGCACCCGGGGTTTCTGCGGGTGGCCACTTCTCCCGGTTACAAAAAACGTATAATGCACGAAATCGAACTGGCCCATTCTCTTGGCCTTACCGGTATTGAGTGGCTGGAAAAGGATCAGGTGCAGGAACAGGTCAAAAGCCCCATGTACCTGGGGGCCTGGTGGGAGCCGCGATGCGGCATCCTCAACCCGGCCAGGCTTTCCTGGGCCTGGCGGGATGTCATTGCCGGCCAGGGGGTGGCGGTTTTTGAAAACACGCCGGTGGGCTCCATGGCCCGGGAAAACGGCAGAATCGTTCTGGAGACCCCCGGCGGCAGGGTCCGGGCCGACAAGGTGGTGCTGGCGGCCAACGCATGGTCCCACTTCATGCCCCGGATCAAACGCAAGCAGGTGCCTTTGTGGACATACATCGTGCTCACTGAGCCCCTTTCCCCAAAAATCATGGAAAAAATCGGCTGGCAAAACCGGCAGGGAATAGAGGACGCCCGGAATCTGGTGCACTACTACCGGCTGACAGCGGATAACCGCCTGCTCATGGGCGGCCGGGACGCAGGCCTGGCCTGGGGTGCGGATATGGACAAGGACCAGAGTCCCCTCACGTTCCAAAGCCTTCAGAAAGACGTTCGGCAAATCTTTCCCCAGCTAAGGGACGTGCGCTTCACCCACCAATGGGGCGGACCGGTTTCCATAACCCCGGACCTGGCCCCGGCCATGGGCTGGATAGGAGATGACAGGGTGCTGTATAGTCTGGGGTGTATGGGCCACGGAGTAAGCCTTACCCATTTAAACGGCCGCACCCTGGCCGACATGGTGCTGGGCAAAAAAACGGACCTCACCGAGGTTTTCTTTGTGAACCGCAAAGCCCTGCCATGGCCGCCGGAACCCGTGCGCACCATGAGCGCCAAAGCCATTCTGGGGGCCATGAAGATCCAGGACCGGTTCACGGACGTGATGGAAGAAAATTAA
- a CDS encoding DUF2284 domain-containing protein, translating into MNPQYIEDLATSYWRSELLFTAVEQELFTRIGAEGRPVAELAFDLGLDPESTKRYLRALSALGLIFLADGYAANTKFSQKYLVRDAADYQGDSILWRKYLAESWKSLNQCLEKGTRVLMPPANEPPEAVDERRHRYSRAMDCIAKNKIKQILPLFANMEISGDILDVGSGLGAFSVGFLEQFSQAAATLLDMAPVLGQAAETHAGQPYADRMVYQPGNVLDAWELPHKRYQLVIFSNIVHAFGDAEVGHLISQGVTHLAKDGLLLIHDFFMEHNPEKATLSDLNMLANTYNGRVYEAAWLRQKLEASGLKVTELVSLDSDTGVLVAARQQRLDELCLSRFQQLTAQIRALGFQEVRPVDTPAIRMPEWVGLKCEFGCEYYGLPQCPPNCIAPEKTRAMLADYTKCLLLQGSPPTADFQRLVLRAEKTAFKKGYHKAFCLWAGPCSICADCDGSAGCRNHKNARPSMESSGIDVFGTVRNAGFNLKTLRYNDDYVKYFALLLVE; encoded by the coding sequence ATGAACCCACAGTACATAGAAGACCTGGCCACAAGTTACTGGCGATCCGAGCTGCTCTTTACGGCCGTGGAGCAGGAACTGTTTACCCGCATCGGTGCTGAAGGAAGGCCGGTGGCTGAACTGGCCTTCGATCTGGGACTGGACCCGGAGAGCACAAAACGCTACCTCCGGGCCCTTTCCGCGCTGGGGCTTATTTTTCTGGCTGATGGCTATGCTGCCAATACCAAGTTCTCCCAAAAGTACCTGGTCCGGGATGCCGCCGATTACCAGGGAGACTCAATCCTCTGGCGCAAGTACCTGGCTGAAAGCTGGAAGAGTCTGAACCAGTGTCTGGAGAAAGGCACGCGCGTTCTGATGCCGCCGGCCAACGAGCCTCCGGAAGCCGTAGATGAGCGCCGGCACCGCTACAGCCGGGCCATGGACTGCATTGCCAAAAACAAAATCAAGCAGATCCTGCCGCTTTTTGCCAATATGGAGATTTCAGGCGATATCCTGGATGTCGGCTCCGGCCTGGGCGCCTTCTCCGTCGGGTTCCTGGAGCAGTTTTCCCAGGCCGCGGCCACGCTGCTGGATATGGCGCCAGTGCTGGGGCAAGCCGCGGAAACGCACGCCGGCCAGCCCTACGCAGACCGAATGGTATACCAGCCCGGCAATGTACTGGACGCCTGGGAGCTGCCGCACAAGCGCTACCAGTTGGTCATTTTTTCCAACATTGTCCACGCTTTTGGTGACGCCGAGGTTGGCCATCTTATTTCCCAGGGGGTGACTCACCTGGCCAAGGACGGTCTGCTGCTTATCCATGATTTTTTCATGGAACATAACCCCGAAAAAGCAACTCTTTCAGATCTGAATATGCTGGCCAATACCTATAATGGCCGCGTCTATGAGGCTGCCTGGCTGCGGCAAAAGCTGGAGGCCAGCGGCCTGAAGGTCACCGAGTTGGTTTCCCTTGATTCTGATACGGGCGTCCTGGTAGCCGCCCGGCAGCAGCGGCTTGATGAATTATGCCTCAGCCGGTTTCAGCAGCTTACAGCGCAAATCCGGGCATTGGGTTTTCAGGAAGTAAGGCCTGTTGACACACCAGCAATCCGGATGCCGGAGTGGGTAGGGCTTAAGTGTGAATTCGGCTGTGAGTACTATGGCCTGCCCCAATGCCCGCCAAACTGCATTGCGCCCGAAAAAACCCGGGCGATGCTGGCAGATTACACAAAGTGCCTGCTGCTTCAGGGCAGTCCGCCAACGGCCGACTTTCAGCGGTTGGTTTTGCGGGCGGAGAAAACGGCATTTAAAAAGGGTTACCACAAAGCCTTCTGCCTCTGGGCCGGCCCCTGCAGCATCTGCGCCGACTGTGATGGATCGGCGGGCTGCCGCAACCACAAAAACGCCCGGCCGTCTATGGAGTCATCGGGCATTGATGTATTCGGGACCGTGAGAAACGCCGGATTCAACCTGAAGACGCTGCGGTATAATGATGATTATGTAAAGTATTTTGCCTTACTGCTGGTGGAGTAG